In Streptococcus sp. SN-1, a single genomic region encodes these proteins:
- the rpoB gene encoding DNA-directed RNA polymerase subunit beta, with protein sequence MAGHDVQYGKHRTRRSFSRIKEVLDLPNLIEIQTDSFKAFLDHGLKEVFEDVLPISNFTDTMELEFVGYEIKEPKYTLEEARIHDASYSAPIFVTFRLINKETGEIKTQEVFFGDFPIMTEMGTFIINGGERIIVSQLVRSPGVYFNDKVDKNGKVGYGSTVIPNRGAWLELESDSKDIAYTRIDRTRKIPFTTLVRALGFSGDDEIFDIFGDSELVRNTVEKDIHKNPMDSRTDEALKEIYERLRPGEPKTAESSRSLLVARFFDPRRYDLAAVGRYKINKKLNVKTRLLNQTIAEPLVDPETGEILVEAGTIMTRSVIESIESYLDGDLNKIVYIPNDAAVVTEPVVLQKFKVVAPTDPDRVVTIIGNANPDDKVRIVTPADILAEMSYFLNLAEGLGRVDDIDHLGNRRIRAVGELLANQVRLGLSRMERNVRERMSVQDNEVLTPQQIINIRPVTAAVKEFFGSSQLSQFMDQHNPLSELSHKRRLSALGPGGLTRDRAGYEVRDVHYTHYGRMCPIETPEGPNIGLINNLSSYGHLNKYGFVQTPYRKVDRETGVVTNEIVWLTADEEDEYTVAQANSRLNEDGTFAEKVVMGRHQGVNQEYPANVVDYMDVSPKQVVAVATACIPFLENDDSNRALMGANMQRQAVPLINPQAPYVGTGMEYQAAHDSGAAVIAQYDGKVTYADADKVEVRREDGSLDVYHIQKFRRSNSGTAYNQRTLVKVGDVVEKGDFIADGPSMENGEMALGQNPIVAYMTWEGYNFEDAVIMSERLVKDDVYTSVHLEEYESETRDTKLGPEEITREIPNVGEDALKDLDEMGIIRIGAEVKEGDILVGKVTPKGEKDLSAEERLLHAIFGDKSREVRDTSLRVPHGADGVVRDVKIFTRANGDELQSGVNMLVRVYIAQKRKIKVGDKMAGRHGNKGVVSRIVPVEDMPYLPDGTPVDIMLNPLGVPSRMNIGQVMELHLGMAARTLGIHIATPVFDGASSEDLWSTVKEAGMDSDAKTILYDGRTGEPFDNRVSVGVMYMIKLHHMVDDKLHARSVGPYSTVTQQPLGGKAQFGGQRFGEMEVWALEAYGASNVLQEILTYKSDDINGRLKAYEAITKGKPIPKPGVPESFRVLVKELQSLGLDMRVLDEDDQEVELRDLDEGMDEDVIHVDDLEKAREKAAQEAKAAFEAEEAEKATKAEATEEAAEQE encoded by the coding sequence TTGGCAGGACATGACGTTCAATACGGGAAACATCGTACCCGTCGTAGTTTTTCAAGAATCAAAGAAGTTCTTGACTTACCAAATTTGATTGAAATTCAAACTGACTCATTCAAAGCTTTCCTAGACCACGGTCTTAAGGAAGTGTTTGAAGATGTATTGCCAATTTCAAACTTCACAGATACAATGGAGTTGGAATTTGTTGGATATGAAATCAAGGAACCAAAATACACGCTAGAAGAAGCACGTATCCACGATGCTAGCTACTCAGCACCAATTTTTGTAACCTTCCGCTTGATCAATAAAGAAACAGGCGAAATCAAGACTCAAGAAGTATTCTTTGGTGATTTCCCAATCATGACAGAAATGGGTACTTTCATCATCAATGGTGGTGAACGTATCATTGTATCTCAGTTAGTCCGCTCACCAGGTGTTTACTTTAACGATAAAGTTGATAAAAACGGTAAAGTGGGCTACGGTTCAACTGTTATTCCTAACCGTGGAGCTTGGTTGGAACTTGAAAGTGACTCAAAAGATATCGCCTACACTCGTATCGACCGTACTCGTAAGATTCCATTTACGACCTTGGTTCGTGCGCTTGGTTTCTCAGGTGATGATGAAATCTTTGATATCTTTGGTGACAGCGAATTGGTTCGTAACACTGTTGAAAAAGATATCCACAAGAACCCAATGGACTCTCGTACCGATGAAGCCTTGAAAGAAATTTACGAACGTCTTCGTCCAGGTGAACCTAAGACTGCTGAAAGCTCACGTAGCTTGCTTGTAGCTCGTTTCTTTGACCCACGTCGCTATGACTTGGCAGCAGTTGGTCGCTACAAGATCAATAAAAAACTCAATGTAAAAACACGTTTGCTCAACCAAACCATTGCAGAGCCATTGGTAGACCCTGAAACAGGAGAAATCTTGGTAGAAGCTGGTACAATCATGACTCGTAGCGTGATTGAAAGCATTGAAAGCTATTTGGATGGCGACTTGAACAAGATTGTCTACATTCCAAATGATGCAGCGGTTGTGACTGAGCCAGTTGTTCTTCAAAAATTCAAGGTTGTTGCTCCAACTGATCCAGATCGTGTTGTAACGATTATCGGTAATGCCAATCCAGATGACAAGGTTCGTATCGTCACTCCTGCAGATATTCTTGCTGAGATGAGCTACTTCCTCAACTTGGCTGAAGGACTTGGCCGTGTAGATGATATCGACCATCTTGGAAACCGTCGTATCCGTGCGGTTGGTGAATTGCTTGCTAACCAAGTACGCCTTGGACTTTCTCGTATGGAACGTAATGTTCGTGAACGTATGTCTGTTCAGGACAACGAAGTCTTGACACCACAACAAATCATCAACATCCGTCCTGTAACAGCTGCAGTTAAAGAATTCTTTGGTTCATCACAGTTGTCACAGTTCATGGACCAACACAACCCGCTTTCTGAGTTGTCTCACAAACGCCGTTTGTCAGCCTTAGGACCTGGTGGTTTGACTCGTGACCGTGCTGGATATGAAGTACGTGACGTGCACTACACTCACTACGGTCGTATGTGTCCAATCGAGACACCTGAAGGACCTAACATTGGTTTGATCAATAACTTGTCATCTTACGGACACTTGAACAAATATGGTTTTGTTCAAACACCATACCGTAAAGTTGACCGTGAAACAGGTGTTGTCACGAACGAAATCGTTTGGTTGACAGCCGATGAAGAAGATGAATATACTGTAGCGCAGGCTAATTCTCGTCTGAATGAAGATGGAACATTTGCTGAGAAAGTTGTCATGGGACGTCACCAAGGGGTCAACCAAGAGTATCCAGCTAATGTTGTTGACTACATGGATGTTTCACCAAAACAGGTAGTTGCCGTTGCGACAGCATGTATTCCTTTCTTGGAAAACGATGACTCCAACCGTGCCCTCATGGGAGCCAACATGCAACGTCAGGCTGTTCCGTTGATCAATCCTCAAGCACCTTACGTTGGTACTGGTATGGAATACCAAGCAGCCCACGACTCTGGAGCTGCTGTGATTGCTCAGTATGATGGTAAAGTTACCTATGCAGATGCTGACAAGGTAGAAGTTCGTCGTGAAGATGGTTCATTGGACGTTTACCACATCCAAAAATTCCGTCGTTCAAACTCAGGTACTGCCTACAACCAACGTACGCTTGTTAAAGTTGGCGATGTCGTTGAAAAAGGCGATTTCATCGCTGACGGACCTTCTATGGAAAATGGAGAAATGGCGCTTGGACAAAACCCAATCGTTGCCTACATGACTTGGGAAGGTTACAACTTCGAGGATGCCGTTATCATGAGTGAACGCTTGGTTAAAGACGATGTCTACACATCTGTTCACCTTGAAGAATACGAATCAGAAACGCGCGATACAAAGCTTGGGCCTGAAGAAATCACTCGCGAAATTCCAAATGTTGGGGAAGATGCCCTTAAAGACCTTGACGAAATGGGTATTATCCGTATCGGTGCTGAGGTTAAAGAAGGCGATATCCTTGTAGGTAAAGTAACACCTAAGGGTGAGAAAGACCTTTCAGCTGAAGAACGTCTCTTGCACGCTATCTTCGGAGACAAATCTCGTGAAGTACGTGACACTTCTCTTCGTGTACCACACGGTGCCGATGGTGTCGTTCGTGATGTGAAGATTTTTACACGTGCAAATGGAGATGAGTTGCAATCAGGTGTTAACATGCTGGTTCGCGTTTACATCGCTCAAAAACGTAAGATCAAGGTCGGAGATAAGATGGCCGGACGTCACGGAAACAAAGGGGTTGTTTCTCGTATCGTTCCTGTAGAAGACATGCCTTACCTTCCAGATGGAACTCCAGTCGACATCATGTTGAACCCACTTGGGGTGCCATCACGTATGAATATCGGTCAGGTTATGGAGCTCCACCTTGGTATGGCGGCTCGTACTCTTGGTATCCACATTGCAACACCAGTCTTTGACGGAGCAAGTTCTGAAGACCTTTGGTCAACTGTTAAAGAAGCAGGTATGGATAGTGATGCTAAAACAATCCTTTACGATGGACGTACTGGTGAACCATTTGATAACCGTGTGTCAGTTGGTGTCATGTACATGATCAAACTCCACCACATGGTTGATGATAAATTGCACGCGCGTTCAGTTGGACCTTACTCAACCGTTACTCAACAACCACTCGGAGGTAAAGCTCAGTTTGGTGGACAACGTTTCGGTGAGATGGAGGTTTGGGCTCTTGAAGCCTACGGTGCCTCAAATGTCCTTCAAGAAATCTTGACTTACAAGTCTGACGATATCAACGGACGTTTGAAAGCTTATGAGGCTATTACAAAAGGAAAACCAATTCCAAAACCAGGTGTTCCAGAATCCTTCCGAGTTCTTGTCAAAGAATTGCAATCTCTTGGTCTTGACATGCGTGTTCTTGATGAAGATGACCAAGAAGTGGAACTTCGTGACTTGGATGAAGGAATGGACGAAGATGTCATCCACGTAGATGATCTTGAAAAAGCCCGCGAAAAAGCAGCACAAGAGGCTAAAGCAGCCTTTGAAGCTGAAGAAGCTGAGAAAGCAACGAAAGCGGAAGCAACAGAAGAAGCTGCTGAACAAGAATAA